Below is a window of Fulvitalea axinellae DNA.
CAAGCGAATGGCGCAAAGGCGAAAAGACTTTGACCGAATAGAGCTTTTGAATTTCTGAAAATAGAAAAGACGCTTTTCCGTGATGGAGAAGCGTCTTTTTTATTGAAAAATCTGTTTTGAGATCTTTAGCGAAAGCTTATTTCATCACAACTTCGTCTACCATCATATGGCAATTGCGTCCGGCTCCGTGGTGGTTTTCCGGGCATGTTTTTAGGCTCTCGGCCACAACTTTCAGATACCGGAATGTCTTCTTCGGAAATTTGACAGCGAATTCCTTTATAAACGATCCTTCTTTCATCGGATCGATATCGCTTTTGGCCACGGCCAATTCCTTGAAGTTTTTACCGTCGTTGGAATACAGGTAACGGACAGACTTTGGAGCGAAGATCCACGCCTTTTGGTTTTGGATATAAGAAGTGGAAAGCGAAGTCGCCGATTTTTTCTTGCCGAAATCAATTACGGCGTCCATGTCAGTGCCCTCGTAGCTTTGCCACTTTCCGTCGCCGTGGTTTAGGCTTCCCCTCAGTCCGTCGATCAGCCCGCTGGGTCCGCCGGCGGAGTACTTTTCGTGGTGCGGATATTTTAGCGTAACGGCGAACGGCGCTTTGGCGAACGAGGCTTCCGATACTGTTCCTCTAAATCCTGAAGCGTCGAAAGAGGCGGCTTTGAGTACGCTTGTTTCTTTGATCTCCACTGGGTTTTCGTACAAAGGAGATTCCTTAGTCGGCTCGCTTCCATTGGTTGTGTAGCGGACAACAGTGCCCGGATCGCTGGAAAGGTTCACTTTCACCGACGTTTTGAAAGTGGCCCCGGCGGGCTCGATAACCGCTTTGGCCGGCGATTTGTAAAGACCGAATTCAGAAATGGCCGGATTGAGGCGAGCGCCCGTAATGCGGAGCCGCACTTCCTGAGCGGTGGTTTTCTCAAAGCGCAAAAGGCGTTTGTAGCCGATTGTGGTTCCTTCGAAAAGCGTTTTCCAGTCGCCTTCCACTTTGGCCTCGATTACGAAAGATTCCACGCGTTGCCCTTCCCTGATCGCTTCTTGCAAAAGGGCTCGGTCGAAGGTTTTTGGTTTTGGCAAAACGAAATTGAGCGTTCCTGTGGTGGCTTCCCCGTCGGTGGTCCAGTAGCTTAGCTTGTCGCTGTCCAAAACGGTTTTGGCCGGATTGTCGGCTGTCGCGTTATCGGCGCTGATTTCGGCTCCCGACAATAGGTTGTTCTTGAATGTTCCTTCCAGAATTCTGCGTGTTTCGAGCAAAGTGGCGACATCATTTTCATGAATCAAACCGCGTTTGTCCGGCGGAAGGTTCAGGAGCAACAAAGAGTTCTTGCCGACAGAGCTGTAATAGATATCCAGCATTTTCTCCGGCGTTTTGACTTGGCTGTCTTGGCTTTTGTGGTAAAACCAACCCGGGCGGATGGAAACGTCCACTTCGGAAGGATACCAAACGAGTCCGCCCGCTTTGAGCAATTTGGCTCTGCTGCCCAAATCCTGGTCCGTGGCATTGAAAACCGGCGCGTCGCCGTCGTTTTGTTGCGAAGCTTCCGCAATTTGCAGTTTGTCGTGCGCGGCGCTTGGGAGTACGCTCCATTCGGTATCGCGTCCATAGCCGCTTTCCGTACCTACCCAGCGGACATCCGGCCCCATTACGGCGATAACGGCTTCGGGTTGCAGTTCACGGATTACGGAATAATAGCCTTCCCAGTCATAAACCTGTCTCTTGCCGTTAGGGCCTTCGCCGCAGGCGCCGTCAAACCACACCTCGGCTATGTCTCCGTAATTGGTAAGCAATTCCCGGAGTTGTTTTTTGAAATGCTCGTTATAGGCGTCCGTGCCGTAGCTTTGCTCGTGCATGTCCCAAGGCGAAAGATACACGCCGAAGTCAAGGCCTTCGGCTTTGCAGGCCTCGGCCACTTCTTTTACGATATCGCCTTTTCCGCCTTTATACGGACTGCTGGCCACGCTGTGGTCGGTGTATTTGCTTGGCCATAAGCAGAATCCGTCGTGGTGTTTGGCCGTGAGCAAGAGGAGTTTCATACCCGCCTGCTTGGCCGTACGGGCCCATTGGCGGGCGTCGAGTTCCGTTGGGTTGAAAAGTTTCGGATCCTCGTCGCCATGGCCCCATTCGCGGTCCGTAAAAGTGTTTATTCCGAAATGAAGAAATCCGGTGAATTCATATTCTTGCCAGCGCAGTTGCCTCTCCGAAGGTGTGACTTGCGCGGCCTTCCGGATAATGTCTTTCTCTGAATCGTGTTTCGAAATGCTGACCGCATTGTTTCCCTGTTCCGATTTTTGAGGAGAACAGGCACCCAACGCACCCAATAAAATCAATGGAAAAATTCGTTTTCGTAGCATGGTGATGTACTTGGAGTGTGAAACTAAAACGATTATTTACGGAATATAGGGGCATTATTGGGATAATGGAAAATATGGTGACCCGTAGCGGGGGGAATAAGACATAATGATATGTTTTTGATCAAAATCCCCCTTAAGCCAAAAGCCGGAAGTGGAAGGCCATTATTTCGGGCATTACCTTTGGGTGGTTTTCGAAGGATGATGATCAGTGGCAAAAAACGGGATTCGCCCCGAAAAGGGAAAGCCAATGGCTTAGCGAAACAGCCTCCTCCGTTGGAGGGATGGCCACTGCAGTGTTTCGGCCTGAAAGCGAAGGCCAGTGAATGGTATGGCCCTCGCGGAGTGCGTCACGATAAGAAGCAACGTTTTGTGCGAGCGTGGATACGCAAGGCCGTTATCGTTCCGGTGACATCGGGATATCCGCATTTGACTATTGATGTGGATCACGTGATTGTGGACCGGAAATTCGAGAACGTGACATTGAAGGTCTACAAGATCCACTATTCTCACTCCAAGAACTCGCCAAGGATATTTTTTTCGGAGAATGGAAAGTCAGGAGAATTTGTGGCCGATGAGGCATATCCCAATTTGTCGGAAGTGGTACGTAAAGTCAGGATTTGGTTGGCCGATGCCGGTATTCCCATTATTATAAGGGAACCGAAGGCGGTGGGACTTGCGGAACCCGTCGCTGGCCCCTATTCTTTACCCGAGAGTTTGGAGCGGAAATTAGAGTTGGAGAGCAAGCCTATTGAGAGTGAGAGCAGTCCGGAAGAGGAAAAATCAAGTAGTGACAGCGTAACGAAATCGAGCGGAAGATCAGGGAAGAAAAAGAAGAAGGCCCGTAAGAAACTGTCCACTTCCGAAAAGATGGAACTGTTTGATGATCTTGAATTGGAAGAAGACCTGAAGTTTGGTGACTTTAGCGCTCTTTTGGGAGTGAAGGAAATGAGTCAGCTGAGTTGGGATGCGATTAAGGTGATAATGACCGTGCAAGTGATTTTCGCTACGCATTGCAAAACGCACAATCTGTTGCCGTTGATGGATCGGGTGGATAAGGAAAAGAGAGAGTGGCTGAGAAAGTTGGATCGTTATTTCCGTAGCCAAGGCGATAAACCCAGCGGCCGAAAGCCTTCGGAGCTTTTGTCTTGGTTTTTTATGCGAAACGAGGCCTCTGAAATTCCGAAAATCAGGGATTATTCGATCAGTATGTTTATTCCGGATTTGGCGGGTGTACTCGATCTGTCGGACAGCCGGCAGAACGCTATTTTTAAAATATCCCTAAAGTCGGTGATGGATACTTTCGGAATCCAACTGGCCGAGTTGAGGGTGACGGAGTTGTGCGAGTTTTCCTCTGCGGTTTGCCGGTTTTTGCAACAAACGAATTCGCCCGCAAGCTTTTTCCGCTTGATCGCGTATGTATATACTAGTATGTTGTCAAAATTTTGGGAAGCAATTCCCGAAGACAATATGCTGTCTTTCGGCACAATGACTTTGTCCGTGCAGGAAGCCGACGCCAAAATGGAATA
It encodes the following:
- a CDS encoding alpha-L-fucosidase — encoded protein: MLRKRIFPLILLGALGACSPQKSEQGNNAVSISKHDSEKDIIRKAAQVTPSERQLRWQEYEFTGFLHFGINTFTDREWGHGDEDPKLFNPTELDARQWARTAKQAGMKLLLLTAKHHDGFCLWPSKYTDHSVASSPYKGGKGDIVKEVAEACKAEGLDFGVYLSPWDMHEQSYGTDAYNEHFKKQLRELLTNYGDIAEVWFDGACGEGPNGKRQVYDWEGYYSVIRELQPEAVIAVMGPDVRWVGTESGYGRDTEWSVLPSAAHDKLQIAEASQQNDGDAPVFNATDQDLGSRAKLLKAGGLVWYPSEVDVSIRPGWFYHKSQDSQVKTPEKMLDIYYSSVGKNSLLLLNLPPDKRGLIHENDVATLLETRRILEGTFKNNLLSGAEISADNATADNPAKTVLDSDKLSYWTTDGEATTGTLNFVLPKPKTFDRALLQEAIREGQRVESFVIEAKVEGDWKTLFEGTTIGYKRLLRFEKTTAQEVRLRITGARLNPAISEFGLYKSPAKAVIEPAGATFKTSVKVNLSSDPGTVVRYTTNGSEPTKESPLYENPVEIKETSVLKAASFDASGFRGTVSEASFAKAPFAVTLKYPHHEKYSAGGPSGLIDGLRGSLNHGDGKWQSYEGTDMDAVIDFGKKKSATSLSTSYIQNQKAWIFAPKSVRYLYSNDGKNFKELAVAKSDIDPMKEGSFIKEFAVKFPKKTFRYLKVVAESLKTCPENHHGAGRNCHMMVDEVVMK